One Rosa chinensis cultivar Old Blush chromosome 5, RchiOBHm-V2, whole genome shotgun sequence genomic region harbors:
- the LOC112203980 gene encoding uncharacterized protein LOC112203980 has translation MVTTLRVSRGSLTSSPPLNLTPSEPRLPYPQVKRAQDQKKRKEIQKQEFIDLFKSVNINIPLLDVIKQVPAYAKCLNDMCTNKKKFVENEDAYLRERVSAVLQRRLPPKLSDPRSFTIPCIVGSRSFDRALLDLGASINLMPYDVYKTLSLESIKPLKIKLKIVDRSIK, from the coding sequence ATGGTTACCACCCTTAGGGTTTCAAGGGGGAGTCTCACTTCTTCTCCACCTCTTAATTTGACTCCATCAGAGCCCAGACTTCCCTATCCTCAAGTTAAAAGAGCCCAAGAtcaaaagaagaggaaggagatACAAAAACAAGAGTTCATTGACCTATTCAAGTCCGTTAACATCAATATCCCATTACTTGATGTCATCAAGCAAGTTCCGGCCTATGCAAAGTGCTTGAACGACATGTGCACCAATAAGAAGAAGTTTGTGGAGAATGAGGATGCGTACTTGAGAGAGCGTGTGTCGGCCGTACTTCAAAGGAGGTTGCCTCCTAAGCTTAGTGACCCCAGATCTTTTACTATTCCTTGTATCGTTGGGTCACGAAGCTTTGATCGAGCATTATTAGATTTGGGGGCTAGCATCAACCTTATGCCCTATGATGTGTACAAGACTTTGTCATTGGAGTCAATCAAGCCTCTAAAGATTAAGCTTAAGATAGTAGATAGGAGTATCAAGTAG